The Fundidesulfovibrio terrae genomic sequence GCAGGACCGGCTGCCGCCCCAGGGCGTGCAGGGGCTGTTGCGCGACGGGGGAGAGGTGCGTGGGGCTGACGCCTCCGGCGAATACCAACTGCTGGATTCCCATTTCAACGCCAGGGTGGTCCTGGAGAAGTCACCGCAGGGCGGCTACCTGGCCTCCGGGACGCTGACGCTCGCCGACTCAGCGAACATGGAACGCTGGAGCAGCTGGCGCTTCTTCATCTTCCTCTTCGACGGCCAGGGGCGTGTGGCCAAGGTTCATGTGCGGGCGGTGGAGAACGCCCGCCACGAGTTGGCCTTCTCGGGCGTGCAGCTGCCGGACAAGCCTTTCGACCGTTTCGAGATATCCATCATCGGCATCATCCGCTACCGCGACTGATTTCAGCCTCGCGAAAACAAGAAAGGCCGCCGTGCTTACGCGCGGCGGCCTTTTTGGCAGCGGTCCAGATTTACGCGGCTGCTTTCTTTTCCCAATCGCGCAGCGCAAGCTTCAGCGCGCCGATGGTGAAGACGTCGCAGTCGTAGTCGTCCTTCACCACGGAGAGGGCGGGACGAAGGTCTTCATTGGTAAGGGGGTAGAGGTCGTAGATGGACTTGCCCTTGACCATGTTGATCAGGGCGGCCAGGCACTGGCGGCTGTAGAAGCAGCCCTCGGCCTTGCCTCCGGCGTCGGCCACGACTTCATCGACGATGCGAAGCTGGACGGTGATGGCCTTCTTGCAGGTGGTACAGCCATGTACGCCTTCGGCGTTACAATTATCGACAGGACGAATCACGTCGGCAAAAGAGTCCTTCTTGGTGGACTTCATAGGAAAACCTCTGGGGGATTATATACTTCGGTTGCTACCAAGGAGCCGCAACGCGCAAGCGCATGCATGCTCCAAGGCGGCGCAAGAGACTGGATGGAATAGGACCAAAAGGTTCAGTCGGGATGCGTCGCCAATACCTCACCACTGCCGCGGCCCTGATAGCTCCCTCTTTTTTGCAGGTCAATGGAAAATGAGGGGGGGTAACGAGAAAAATTTCACATGCCCTTCGCCGAGCCGATTCCGCAATGAGGGATTGCCACATCGCTTCCAGGGTCATAAATGGGGTCGGAACACGCGCCGGAAAATGTCGAGGATATGCCAGTGACCAGACGATCAGACCCGAAAGCCGCCGCGCCGCGCCCCCTGGCCGACGCCCAGGTGTGCGCGCGCTGCGCCCTGGTCAATCCCACCTGCTGCCGCCTGACCCCGGGCGAGGAGGACCTCTGCTTTCCCGTCTCTGAGATCGAGCGCCAGCGCATCGTGGAATTCGGCCCGAGCAAGGGCGGGCTTACCGGCTCGCCCAATTCCAAGTCGTTCCTGGACAACCTGCTGCGCCTGTTCCCGCGCGACAAGGCGCATCTGGCCACGGTCTTCCCGCATCACGGCGAGCACCTGCGGCTGGCCACGCTCCCGGACGGCTCCTGCACTTTTCTCGGCCCGACCGGGTGCGTTCTGACCCGTGAGGCCAGACCCTATTATTGCCGTCTGTTCCCGTTTTGGGTATCGGCAGGGGCCGTCGCGGCCTTCGACGTCAAGACGTGCCTGGCCTGCCATGAGGGCCGCACCGTGATGAAGATGCTCCCCTTGCTGGAAACGACCCGCGCCGTGGTCCTCGAGTTGCATGGACGCATGCGCATGGCCTGGGGAATGGCCCCGAGCGACGAGTGAGAATACCCCGGATGCATACGGGAAAAAGTGGATAACAATGCGTAAATTTTTGCTTTTCTCTGCCATACTTGTGGCGCTCGGCATCGTGGGCGCCGGCGTGGGGCTGGTGGGCGTCTATTTCTGGGCGGCCAGCGATTTGCCGGGATTTAAGAACCTGACCGAGTACAAACCTCCCGTGGTGTCCACGGTGTTCACCCGCGACGGCAAGGTGCTGGGCAACCTGTTCGCCGAGAAGCGCTTCCTGGCCAACCTGGGCGAGATGCCGCCGTTTCTGCCCAAGGCCTTCCTGGCCGCCGAGGACTCCTCCTTCTACATCCACGAAGGCGTGGACCCCTTGGCCATCTTCCGGGCCTTCCTCAAGAACCTCCAGCACGGCGGGATCAGGCAGGGCGGCTCCACCATCACCCAGCAGATCGTCAAGCGCCTGCTGCTCACCCCGGAAAAGAGCCTCAAACGCAAGCTCAAGGAAGCCATCCTGGCCTACCGCCTGGAGCGCTACCTCACCAAGGACGAAATCCTCACCATCTATCTCAACCAGATCTATCTCGGCTCGCGCGCCTACGGCGTGGAGGCGGCCGCGCGCACCTACTTCGGCGTGCACGTGGGCCAGCTGACCCTGGCCCAGGCCGCCATCCTGGCCGGGCTCCCCCAGGCCCCCAGCCGCTACAGCCCCCTCAAGGACTTCGAAGCGGCCAAGGCCCGCCAGCGCTACGTCCTGGGCCGCATGCTGGAGCTTGGCTGGATCAGCCAGCAGGAGCATGACGCCGCCGTCAAGGAGCAGCTGGTCTTCAAGAGCATGGACGAGCAGAACTGGGGCGTGGGCGCCTACTATCTCGAAGAGGTGCGCCGCTGGCTGGTGGAGCGCTTCGGCGAGGACATGGTCTATACCGGAGGCCTCAAGGTGACCACCGGCTGCGACCTGTTCCACCAGGAAGCCGCCGAGAAGGCCCTCAAAAACGCCCTGGTGGCCTCGTCCAAGCGCCGGGGTTGGCGGGGCACGCTGGACACCCTCACCCCCGACAAGTGGAACGAATTCCTGGCCCAGGACGTGAACCCCGAAGCGCTCAAGTCCGGACAGTGGATCAAGGCCCTGGTCACGGAAGCCTCCGGCAAGGGCCTGGTGGTCAAGTACGGAAAGAACACCGGCCTCATCGACGCCAAATACCTGGGCTGGACGCGCGGCAAGGGTCCCAGGCCCGGCGAGGTGGTCTACGTGTCCCTGGCTCCCGAGGACCCCAAGGGCAAGGGCAAGTCCGCCAAGGCCCCCCGCGCCGGCGAGGACCTCATCCTCCAGCAGGAGCCGGACGTTCAAGGCGCCATGGCCTCCCTGGACCCCAAGACCGGCGAGGTGCTGGCCGTGGTGGGCGGCTATTCCTTCGAGAAGAGCCAGTTCAACCGCGCCACCCAGGCCCTGCGGCAGTGCGGCTCGGCCTTCAAGCCCATCGTCTACTCGGCGGCCATGGACGAAGGCATGACCCCGGGCACCGTGGTCATGGACAGCCCCTTCGTCTACGAAGACCCCATTACCCACAAAGTCTGGAAGCCCGAGAACTACGAGGGCGGATTCCTCGGCCCCATGACCCTGCGCGCCGCTCTGGCCAAGTCGCGAAATCTCGTCACCATCCGGGTGGCCCAGCAGATCGGCATCCAGAAGGTCATCGCCCGGGCCAAGGCCATGGGCATCGAGTCGGAGCTCGGGCCCTACCTGCCCATTTCGCTGGGCGCGGGCGCGGTGCACCTGATCAACCTCTGCCAGGCCTACACCGCCTTCGCCAACGGCGGCGTGCAGGTGAAGCCGCGCTTCGTCATGAGCGTGCAGGGGCCGGGCGGCGAGGATCTCTACAAGTCCGAACCCGAATACCACGAGGCCATGTCCCCCCAGACCGCCTTCATCATGGACGCCATGCTCAAGGAAGTGGTGCGCGCGGGCACCGCGGGCAAGGCCATGGTCATCGGCAAGCCCCTTGCGGGCAAGACCGGCACCACCAACGACGAGCAGGACGTCTGGTTCATGGGCTTCTCCCCCTATCTGCTCACCGGCGTCTACATCGGCTTCGACCAGCTGCAGTCGCTGGGCAAGGGCGAATCCGGCGGCACCACCGCGTTGCCCGCCTTCATCGAATACCGCCTGGCCGTGGAGCCGTTCTATCCCACCGAGGACTTCCCCCAGCCTCCGGGCATCGTGTGGGGCAGCGTGGACGGCGTGTCCATGCCCTTCAAGGAAGGCCAGGAGAAGAGCGCCTACGCCGGCATCATCGGAGGCGAAGGCAACGTCAATTTCTCCGACCCCAACGCGCCGCTGGCTACGGGCGAGGAACTGCTCAAGCAGATGTATTGATGATGAACCCGGTCCGGAAACGGACCGGGTTCATGGTTTTGGAGCCCCCGGCCGCGCGTGCGCGTTCCGCCGGGGCTGGGTCAAACGCTTCTGGGGAGAAGTAAGCCTATGGAACACGAATCCGGCATCGAACACGTTCTGGACCAGGTGCGCGAAACCGCCCGCTCCATCCGGGAGCTGGAGGCCGCGGCCATGGACGCCCTGCACAACAAGGGCGACAAGGACACCCACCGCTTCAACATGATGGAGAAGTGCGAGCTGCTGGCCGAGATGCCCGAGCACGCCGAACCCTATCTCAAGGGCGACGACCCGGTGAGCGAACGCCTGCGCGCCGGGCTGAAGGACTTCGCCCGCCGGGCCAACATGGCGCTGGACCTGGAGAGCATCTTTTTCATGCAGGCGCTTTTGTACCCGGACGACTACCAGGACGGTGAGCCCAACGACCTGGAGCGGTTCATCATGAAGTTCGAGAAGGCGTAGGTCAGGAAGGACGAGGGAAGAGCCTCCGGCGGCCAAAGGGACCAGTCCCTACGGTGATTCGTCAATGGTTAGCTTGGGATATTGATCGTCGGATATTGTTCAGAGATTAGTTGAAGGTCCTCTAAACATCTTGTCATCATGGTTTGATCAGAGGTGGCGTTGAAATCGATACTGTATTGTGCAGTGCCAATTTTTGTGATGTGGCCGGATACAGTTAGGTCTCCTCTTGAGCCAGATTTGACTTCTATGCGGGTATCGTTGTCCGTGCTGGATAGTACGGCGGAACCTTGTAGAGATTTATTTAGTATTTGTAGTTCATGTTTGAATGAGATGATGTCTGTCGTTAAGAAAAAAATATTTTCTTTTCCTGTCAAGCCGTCAATTTTAAACTCTAAGTTGCATCTTAGCCAGTTTGCATCGTGGTAGTCTGTGGCTGATGTGTATTCATATCCTTGAGTGGTGAGTATGATCCACCCGCCATCAAAGTGAAGGGTCATGTTTGTCATTCCAGCGTGCCGTTGTTTTATGATCATTTTGGAATAAAAATATAGTTGTAGCCCATTTCGTCTCTGGTTAGTGCCGGGGCATCGCCGTTTGACGTCAGGGGGACAGGGGGAATTCTAGATAACTTGATCCCGTTCTCCAAGAAAAACAAACCGGGAGCGCGGTTTTGCCGCGCTCCCGGTCATTTTTTCAAAGGCAGCCGGAAGTATTCTTTACAACACCCCGATCTCCCAGTTGAACACGCAGCCGCGTTCCTTCCTCTCAATGGTCTTGGGCAGGGGCTCCCTCATGTGGATGATGTGCAGGTATCCGGCCTTGGTCAGATTCTCTTCCTTCTCCGAGAGATCCAGCTCCCAGTTGGGGTAGATCCAGAAGTTCTGGCCGTAGCGGGTCACGAAGCACACTTCGCCCTTGGGGCTCGAGATGGGCTCGCAGGACTTCACTTCCGGGGTCATGGTGCGGCTGATGCCCAGCGGCCACAGGCCGTGGGTCACGATGCCCAGCGGCAGCGGGCTCATCTTGGGCAGGCGCATGATGTCCTCGCCGGAGAGCTCCGGGCTGACCACGGCGCCGTCGAAGCCCATGTCCTTGAGCTTGCTCAGGGCCAGCGGGTTGGACACGTTGCAGAACGGCCCGGCCCACAGCTCCATCTCGCGGCGCTTGCGGCCGATGAGCCCGGTCTGCCAGGGGGCGTTCAGCACGAAGCGTTTGCCGCCGCGCTTGAGGATGATCTCCAGGATGTCCAGGAAGTCCTTTTCCTCGTTGGGCCAGACGACCGGGGGCAGCCACCACCAGGTGGAGGCGGCGCGCCCAAGCGGCAGATGCTGGGTCTTGGTGGCCGACACCCACACGCCCGCAGTGCCCTTGGCCGGTCCCTTGGGGGGCTGGCGCCAGATGTGGATGGATTCGGCCCGAACGCCGCGCGGGGCCCGGTAGGGCTTGGGGAACGTGGGTTCGAAGGAGGATTCCACGGAGTCCACCTCGGGAATCCTGCTCAGCTCGGCCTCCAGGGCGTTTATGCGGCGCACAAGGTCAGGCTCGCGGCGGTCGATGAGGAACACGTTCATGCCCGCACGGGGACGCTCGCGGCCCTTGCCGGCCAGGGTCAGATCGTAGCGTCCGCCCTTGGGGATGGAGCGGGTGACGCGCACCACCTGGTGGCCGGCCTCGTCCTCGTAGCCCAGGCGCAGGAGGTCTCCGGCCAGAAGCGGCTGGCGCGGGTTGACGAAGTACTTGCGGGCCTCGCTCATGGTGAGGCGTCCCACCAGCTTGCCGGAGCCGGTCTGGGCCTGGGAGTCCACGGGGTCGCGGGACTTCTGGGGCAGGAATCCGTAGTGGGTGGTGGGCCTGCCCAGCGCCTGCTCGATGTAGGAGAGCGCGGCCTTCTTGGCCTGCGGGTCGTCCGGGGAGTCGCGCAGCACTTTGTAGGCCGTGGTGGCGTAGAAGACGTAGTGGGGGCCTTTCTTGCGGCCTTCGATCTTCCAGGCCTTCACCTGGGGGATGGTCAAGAGGGCCTTGGCCAGCACGTCGAGCGACAGGTCCTGGCAGGAGAAGTAGCGTCCCGGCTGGCCCTTGCGGGTGAACACCCGGCGGCAGGGCTGCACGCAGCGGCCGCGAAGCCCGCTCTTGCCGCCGAGGAAGCTCGACCACCAGCAGCGGCCCGACACGTTGTGGCACAGCGCGCCGTGCACGAAGGCTTCCAGATCGACGCCTTCGGGGCAGGCTTCGGCCATGAGGCGCATCTCGTCCACGTTGAGCTCGCGCGGCAGCACCACGCGGCTGATGCCGAGGCTCGGCATGAGCGACAGGGCCGTGGGGGAGGACACGTTGGCCAGGGTGGAGAGGTGGATTTCGCCCGTGTACCCGGCCTGGCGGATCACGGCGGCCACGCCCAGGTCCTGGGCGATGATGGCGTCGGGCTTGACCACCTTGGCCAGGCGGTCTGCCAGGCGTCCGGCCTTGGCTTCCTCACCGGGCTTGGCCAGGGTGTTCATGGCCACGTAGACCTTGCGGCCCATGTTGTGGGCCAGCGTGGTCAGCCGCGCCAGCTCCTGGATGGAGAAGTTTTCGGCCTGCATGCGGGCGGAAAAATGCTTGAGGCCGCAGTAGACTGCGTCGGCTCCGGCGGCAAGGGCGGCAAGGAAGGAATTGGCGTCGCCGGCGGGAGCAAGAATTTCGGGAATGTGGTTCATGGTCGGGCACATAAGGGTGAAAACAGGTTTGTAAAGGCCCGCATGCGGTCGCGGGCGCCGGCAACGCATAATGAACGCCGAATCGGCGCGGTTTTCAAAGAAGGCGGCGGATATCTACCCTCTCCGGCCGGTTTAGGCAAGCTTGAAGTATGGGGCGGGGCGGGGTATCGTCGTCAATTCCTCGCATCACAAATACAAGCAAGCATACGGAGCCGGATATGAGCATGCTGTCGGCGGAGATTTCCGAGGCCTTGAGCAAGGGATCCTGGATCAGGCGCATCTTCGAGCAGGGCGCGGAGATGAAGAAGCTGCACGGGGCTGACCGGGTGTACGATTTCAGCCTGGGCAACCCGGACCTACCGCCGCCTCCCGTGGTGGGCGAGTGCCTGGCGGACCTGGCCACGCGCGCCTCCGAGCCCTTCGCCTTCGGCTACATGCCCAACGCCGGATACCCCCACGTGCGCGAGGCCCTGGCCGTCCAGGTAAGCGTGGAGCAGGGCGTCAAGTTCGAGGCCTCCGACCTGCTGCTCACCTGCGGCGCGGCGGGGGGCATCAACGCCTTCTTCCGGGCGGTGCTTGAGCCGGGCGACGAGGTGCTCTGCCCCCGGCCCTATTTCGTGGAGTACGGCTTCTACGTGGGCAACCACGGCGGCAGGCTGGTCACGGCCCCCGTGTCGCTGCCCTCGTTCGACCTGGACGTGTCCGCCATGCTCGGGGCCATCACCGACAAGACCCGCGTGGTCATGATCAACTCGCCCAACAACCCCACGGGCGTCATCTACTCCGAGGAGATCCTGCGGGAACTGGCCCGTGGGCTCAAGGCGCTGAACGCCAAGCGCGTGAAGCCCATCTTGCTCCTGTCCGATGAGCCGTATCGGTTCCTGGCCTACGACGGGGCCGAGGTGCCGTCGCTGCCGAAGATTTATCCCTACACGGTGGTGGTGAGCTCGTTCTCCAAGAACCTGTCCCTGGCGGGCGAGCGCATCGGCTACGTGGCCCTGGCTCCGGACATGCCCGGCAAGGACGAGCTGATGAATGGCATCGTCTTCGCCAACCGCATCCTGGGCTACGTGAACGCCCCGGCCATCGGGCAGGCCATCCTGTTGAAATCGCTGGGCAGCCAGGTGGACGTGGGCATCTACGACGAGCGCCGCGCGGCCATGGCCAAGGTGCTGGACGCGGCCGGGTACGAGTACGTGATGCCGGCCGGCGCCTTCTATTTCTTC encodes the following:
- a CDS encoding iron-sulfur cluster assembly scaffold protein, with product MKSTKKDSFADVIRPVDNCNAEGVHGCTTCKKAITVQLRIVDEVVADAGGKAEGCFYSRQCLAALINMVKGKSIYDLYPLTNEDLRPALSVVKDDYDCDVFTIGALKLALRDWEKKAAA
- a CDS encoding pyridoxal phosphate-dependent aminotransferase, which translates into the protein MSMLSAEISEALSKGSWIRRIFEQGAEMKKLHGADRVYDFSLGNPDLPPPPVVGECLADLATRASEPFAFGYMPNAGYPHVREALAVQVSVEQGVKFEASDLLLTCGAAGGINAFFRAVLEPGDEVLCPRPYFVEYGFYVGNHGGRLVTAPVSLPSFDLDVSAMLGAITDKTRVVMINSPNNPTGVIYSEEILRELARGLKALNAKRVKPILLLSDEPYRFLAYDGAEVPSLPKIYPYTVVVSSFSKNLSLAGERIGYVALAPDMPGKDELMNGIVFANRILGYVNAPAIGQAILLKSLGSQVDVGIYDERRAAMAKVLDAAGYEYVMPAGAFYFFPKAPGGDDIAFVTKLCEQRVLAVPGTGFGMPGYFRLTFCVDKTVIENAAEGFARANIGMEKE
- a CDS encoding WapI family immunity protein, encoding MTLHFDGGWIILTTQGYEYTSATDYHDANWLRCNLEFKIDGLTGKENIFFLTTDIISFKHELQILNKSLQGSAVLSSTDNDTRIEVKSGSRGDLTVSGHITKIGTAQYSIDFNATSDQTMMTRCLEDLQLISEQYPTINIPS
- a CDS encoding peptidase U32 family protein codes for the protein MNHIPEILAPAGDANSFLAALAAGADAVYCGLKHFSARMQAENFSIQELARLTTLAHNMGRKVYVAMNTLAKPGEEAKAGRLADRLAKVVKPDAIIAQDLGVAAVIRQAGYTGEIHLSTLANVSSPTALSLMPSLGISRVVLPRELNVDEMRLMAEACPEGVDLEAFVHGALCHNVSGRCWWSSFLGGKSGLRGRCVQPCRRVFTRKGQPGRYFSCQDLSLDVLAKALLTIPQVKAWKIEGRKKGPHYVFYATTAYKVLRDSPDDPQAKKAALSYIEQALGRPTTHYGFLPQKSRDPVDSQAQTGSGKLVGRLTMSEARKYFVNPRQPLLAGDLLRLGYEDEAGHQVVRVTRSIPKGGRYDLTLAGKGRERPRAGMNVFLIDRREPDLVRRINALEAELSRIPEVDSVESSFEPTFPKPYRAPRGVRAESIHIWRQPPKGPAKGTAGVWVSATKTQHLPLGRAASTWWWLPPVVWPNEEKDFLDILEIILKRGGKRFVLNAPWQTGLIGRKRREMELWAGPFCNVSNPLALSKLKDMGFDGAVVSPELSGEDIMRLPKMSPLPLGIVTHGLWPLGISRTMTPEVKSCEPISSPKGEVCFVTRYGQNFWIYPNWELDLSEKEENLTKAGYLHIIHMREPLPKTIERKERGCVFNWEIGVL
- a CDS encoding penicillin-binding protein 1A, translated to MRKFLLFSAILVALGIVGAGVGLVGVYFWAASDLPGFKNLTEYKPPVVSTVFTRDGKVLGNLFAEKRFLANLGEMPPFLPKAFLAAEDSSFYIHEGVDPLAIFRAFLKNLQHGGIRQGGSTITQQIVKRLLLTPEKSLKRKLKEAILAYRLERYLTKDEILTIYLNQIYLGSRAYGVEAAARTYFGVHVGQLTLAQAAILAGLPQAPSRYSPLKDFEAAKARQRYVLGRMLELGWISQQEHDAAVKEQLVFKSMDEQNWGVGAYYLEEVRRWLVERFGEDMVYTGGLKVTTGCDLFHQEAAEKALKNALVASSKRRGWRGTLDTLTPDKWNEFLAQDVNPEALKSGQWIKALVTEASGKGLVVKYGKNTGLIDAKYLGWTRGKGPRPGEVVYVSLAPEDPKGKGKSAKAPRAGEDLILQQEPDVQGAMASLDPKTGEVLAVVGGYSFEKSQFNRATQALRQCGSAFKPIVYSAAMDEGMTPGTVVMDSPFVYEDPITHKVWKPENYEGGFLGPMTLRAALAKSRNLVTIRVAQQIGIQKVIARAKAMGIESELGPYLPISLGAGAVHLINLCQAYTAFANGGVQVKPRFVMSVQGPGGEDLYKSEPEYHEAMSPQTAFIMDAMLKEVVRAGTAGKAMVIGKPLAGKTGTTNDEQDVWFMGFSPYLLTGVYIGFDQLQSLGKGESGGTTALPAFIEYRLAVEPFYPTEDFPQPPGIVWGSVDGVSMPFKEGQEKSAYAGIIGGEGNVNFSDPNAPLATGEELLKQMY
- a CDS encoding zinc/iron-chelating domain-containing protein gives rise to the protein MPVTRRSDPKAAAPRPLADAQVCARCALVNPTCCRLTPGEEDLCFPVSEIERQRIVEFGPSKGGLTGSPNSKSFLDNLLRLFPRDKAHLATVFPHHGEHLRLATLPDGSCTFLGPTGCVLTREARPYYCRLFPFWVSAGAVAAFDVKTCLACHEGRTVMKMLPLLETTRAVVLELHGRMRMAWGMAPSDE